The Pongo abelii isolate AG06213 chromosome 21, NHGRI_mPonAbe1-v2.0_pri, whole genome shotgun sequence genome has a window encoding:
- the CEBPB gene encoding CCAAT/enhancer-binding protein beta has product MQRLVAWDPACLPLPPPPPAFKSMEVANFYYEADCLAAAYGGKAAPAAPPAARPGPRPPAGELGSIGDHERAIDFSPYLEPLGAPQAPAPATATDTFEAAPPAPAPAPASSGQHHDFLSDLFSDDYGGKNCKKPAEYGYVSLGRLGAAKGALHPGCFAPLHPPPPPPPPPSELKAEPGFEPADCKRKEEAGAPGGGAGMAAGFPYALRAYLGYQAVPSGSSGSLSTSSSSSPPGTPSPADAKAPPTACYAGAAPAPSQVKSKAKKTVDKHSDEYKIRRERNNIAVRKSRDKAKMRNLETQHKVLELTAENERLQKKVEQLSRELSTLRNLFKQLPEPLLASSGHC; this is encoded by the coding sequence ATGCAACGCCTGGTGGCCTGGGACCCAGCATGTCTCcccctgccgccgccgccgcctgccTTTAAATCCATGGAAGTGGCCAACTTCTACTACGAGGCGGACTGCTTGGCTGCTGCGTACGGCGGCAAGGCAGCCCCCGCGGCGCCCCCCGCGGCCAGACCCGGGCCGCGCCCCCCCGCCGGCGAGCTGGGCAGCATCGGCGACCACGAGCGCGCCATCGACTTCAGCCCGTACCTGGAGCCGCTGGGCGCGCCGCAGGCCCCGGCGCCCGCCACGGCCACGGACACCTTCGAGGCGGCTCCGCCCGCGCCCGCCCCCGCGCCCGCCTCCTCCGGGCAGCACCACGACTTCCTCTCCGACCTCTTCTCCGACGACTACGGGGGCAAGAACTGCAAGAAGCCAGCCGAGTACGGCTACGTGAGCCTGGGGCGCCTGGGGGCCGCCAAGGGCGCGCTGCACCCCGGCTGCTTCGCGCCCCTGCACCCaccgcccccgccgccgccgccgccctccGAGCTCAAGGCGGAGCCGGGCTTCGAGCCCGCGGACTGCAAGCGGAAGGAGGAGGCCGGGGCGCCGGGCGGCGGCGCAGGCATGGCGGCGGGCTTCCCGTACGCGCTGCGCGCTTACCTCGGCTACCAGGCGGTGCCGAGCGGCAGCAGCGGGAGCCTCTCCACGTCCTCGTCGTCCAGCCCGCCCGGCACGCCGAGCCCCGCTGACGCCAAGGCGCCCCCGACCGCCTGCTACGCGGGGGCCGCGCCGGCGCCCTCGCAGGTCAAGAGCAAGGCCAAGAAGACCGTGGACAAGCACAGCGACGAGTACAAGATCCGGCGCGAGCGCAACAACATCGCCGTGCGCAAGAGCCGCGACAAGGCCAAGATGCGCAACCTGGAGACTCAGCACAAGGTCCTGGAGCTCACGGCCGAGAACGAGCGGCTGCAGAAGAAGGTGGAGCAGCTGTCGCGCGAGCTCAGCACCCTGCGGAACTTGTTCAAGCAGCTGCCCGAGCCCCTGCTCGCCTCCTCCGGCCACTGCTAG